A window of the Dyadobacter pollutisoli genome harbors these coding sequences:
- a CDS encoding SRPBCC domain-containing protein — protein MLNKNATKITAEEGKQEFFIEREFEAPRELVFRAFNEPEFLLQWLGPKDMEMKIDKYDNQSGGSYRFVHSLCNGGGEFGFNGVIHEVASPERIIRTFEFEGLPERGHVSLEFLTLIELPDNRTRLHIQSVFKSVEDRDGLLQSGMEGGMNEGFRKLDEIFANSIVNN, from the coding sequence ATGCTAAATAAAAACGCAACAAAAATCACTGCCGAAGAAGGCAAACAGGAGTTTTTTATCGAGCGCGAATTTGAAGCGCCACGCGAACTTGTATTTCGCGCGTTCAATGAGCCGGAATTTCTGCTCCAATGGCTGGGGCCAAAGGATATGGAGATGAAAATTGACAAATACGACAACCAGTCGGGCGGTTCTTATCGCTTTGTTCACTCGCTCTGCAATGGTGGTGGCGAATTCGGATTCAATGGCGTGATCCATGAGGTAGCCTCACCGGAGAGGATTATCAGGACTTTCGAGTTTGAAGGACTTCCCGAACGCGGCCATGTTTCGCTGGAATTTCTGACACTCATTGAGCTGCCTGACAACAGGACCCGGTTACACATTCAGTCTGTCTTCAAATCGGTGGAAGACCGTGATGGTTTACTGCAATCGGGCATGGAAGGCGGCATGAATGAAGGATTCAGAAAACTGGACGAAATATTCGCTAATAGTATTGTAAACAACTAA
- a CDS encoding VOC family protein yields the protein MIKSLYPCLWYDGNAKAAADHYCSIFKNSRITAENPMVVTFEINGFKFMGLNGGPHYKFSPATSFVVECETQEEIDYYWEKLGEGGSYNQCGWLDDKFGMSWQIIPAVLQKLMSDPEKAPRVIEAFMQMSKFDIAALENA from the coding sequence ATGATCAAATCACTTTACCCTTGCCTTTGGTACGACGGAAACGCCAAAGCCGCAGCCGATCACTATTGCTCCATTTTCAAAAATTCCAGGATCACAGCCGAAAATCCGATGGTGGTAACGTTCGAGATCAATGGTTTCAAATTCATGGGCCTCAATGGTGGGCCGCATTATAAATTCTCCCCTGCTACATCGTTCGTAGTTGAATGCGAAACCCAGGAAGAAATTGATTACTACTGGGAAAAGCTGGGCGAAGGTGGCTCGTACAATCAATGCGGCTGGCTGGACGACAAATTCGGTATGTCCTGGCAAATTATACCGGCGGTTTTGCAAAAACTAATGTCCGATCCGGAAAAAGCCCCGAGAGTTATTGAGGCTTTTATGCAAATGTCGAAGTTTGATATTGCTGCACTGGAGAATGCTTGA
- a CDS encoding alpha/beta hydrolase family esterase, translating into MFKYVLPALLLSSIVTAKAQLVSDSLLIEGHQRVFVYDKSVKVKPGASLVFVMHGSGGEPMGFAPRAAKLQARAEAENLVLVYPAGYKRYWNECRKASTAVANTENLNEEAFFSAMIDLFFKKYKINKAHVFATGFSGGGHMSYKLALTMPGKIKAISAIVANLPTDENMDCTPVNVPLPVMITNGTADATNPYNGGEVKTVGVTLGHVRATDQSFQYWAKLDGHTGEPTKSMVPDANPNNDIAIEKYTYQKKGKPEVTLLKVINGKHEFLTDIDVFEETWAFFKRQMGK; encoded by the coding sequence ATGTTCAAATACGTTCTCCCCGCGCTACTTCTCTCGTCCATTGTTACCGCCAAAGCGCAACTAGTCTCCGATTCCTTGCTGATTGAAGGACATCAGCGTGTGTTCGTTTATGACAAATCTGTGAAGGTTAAGCCTGGCGCGAGCCTTGTTTTTGTGATGCATGGCTCGGGTGGTGAGCCCATGGGATTTGCGCCGCGGGCTGCTAAGTTACAAGCCAGAGCTGAGGCTGAAAACCTGGTACTGGTGTATCCCGCTGGGTATAAGAGATATTGGAATGAATGCCGCAAGGCTTCCACGGCGGTAGCAAATACCGAAAATTTGAATGAAGAGGCCTTTTTCTCTGCTATGATTGACCTCTTTTTCAAGAAATATAAGATCAATAAAGCGCACGTTTTCGCTACCGGTTTTTCGGGCGGCGGACACATGTCCTATAAACTGGCATTGACGATGCCGGGGAAAATCAAGGCAATTTCAGCGATTGTGGCCAATTTGCCTACTGACGAAAATATGGATTGTACGCCTGTGAATGTTCCGCTCCCGGTCATGATCACCAATGGTACGGCCGACGCCACAAACCCTTACAATGGTGGCGAAGTGAAAACCGTCGGAGTAACGCTTGGCCATGTCCGCGCAACCGACCAGTCATTTCAATACTGGGCCAAACTGGACGGCCATACCGGCGAACCAACCAAGTCAATGGTTCCTGATGCCAATCCGAACAACGATATCGCCATCGAAAAATACACTTATCAGAAAAAAGGAAAACCCGAAGTGACGCTATTAAAAGTAATCAATGGCAAGCACGAGTTTTTGACGGACATCGATGTGTTTGAAGAGACGTGGGCGTTTTTTAAACGGCAGATGGGGAAGTAA
- a CDS encoding PIN domain-containing protein, translated as MFTVLIDTSAFEKEGLSFSGSKFDAIKQFSDSDKIKIVSCSIIIKEIDKHIEDSIIKFINSIKSTVKEADHIAKADLDEFDYLLKDSKLLKKNMTTYRKKKVSDFFKSINKVNLSYKNFSIDRLLTDYFNEDPPFSQRKKNEFPDAIILNSFINQFWDSLDQTCVVSCDRDFKNFCQNFPQVRFFENISTFSDFINSHYDSEFTKELHEVMKTKIEDISLSIDTSVYDNVDFVFGSEWFDPEAEIEDGSVSVQINDISLIIQSENNAEWELDVEIGYKVHVTDSDPDYMVKDPDTKEWISLENLTYSAEVKKNISFAITTAFDKYAISSSFQYDEDFELPSDIYDLDDADFTQLEDATGSSEE; from the coding sequence ATGTTTACAGTATTAATAGATACTTCTGCTTTTGAAAAAGAAGGATTGTCTTTTTCTGGTTCAAAATTTGATGCTATAAAGCAATTTAGCGATTCGGACAAAATCAAAATTGTCTCGTGTTCTATCATTATAAAAGAAATTGATAAACATATTGAGGACAGCATTATAAAATTTATCAATTCAATAAAAAGTACTGTAAAAGAGGCTGATCATATAGCAAAGGCTGATCTTGATGAATTTGATTATTTGTTAAAAGACAGTAAATTGTTAAAGAAAAACATGACCACTTACAGGAAAAAGAAGGTATCCGATTTTTTCAAATCCATTAATAAAGTAAACTTATCATACAAAAATTTTAGTATAGATAGGCTACTTACTGATTACTTCAATGAAGATCCTCCATTTAGCCAAAGAAAGAAAAATGAATTTCCTGACGCTATTATATTAAACTCATTTATCAATCAATTTTGGGATTCGCTAGATCAAACTTGTGTTGTGAGTTGCGATAGAGATTTTAAAAATTTCTGCCAGAATTTCCCCCAAGTCAGATTTTTTGAAAACATTAGTACTTTTTCAGATTTTATTAACTCACACTACGATTCTGAATTTACTAAGGAACTTCATGAAGTAATGAAGACAAAAATCGAAGACATTTCTCTATCAATTGATACATCAGTCTATGATAACGTAGATTTTGTTTTTGGTTCGGAATGGTTTGACCCTGAGGCAGAGATTGAAGATGGCAGTGTATCTGTTCAAATAAATGATATTAGCCTAATTATACAGAGTGAAAACAACGCCGAATGGGAGCTAGATGTGGAAATTGGTTATAAGGTACATGTAACCGACTCAGACCCAGATTACATGGTGAAAGATCCTGATACGAAGGAATGGATTTCTCTGGAAAATTTGACATATTCGGCTGAAGTAAAAAAAAACATTTCTTTTGCTATTACAACTGCTTTTGACAAATATGCAATCAGCAGTTCGTTTCAATATGATGAAGATTTCGAGTTGCCAAGCGACATTTACGATTTGGATGATGCCGATTTTACCCAATTGGAAGATGCGACTGGGTCAAGCGAAGAATAA
- a CDS encoding VOC family protein, protein MPKTPTFAPQLYIPNGVTNVDFYINAFGAVELRRFSNDDGSIHVSELSIDGAIFHLHEVTRNPASFSPERYNGTTTTIGLFVPDVDAFMNRAVAAGAEVLSPAQDYDYGYRQGDIKDPFGHVWMIEMVI, encoded by the coding sequence ATGCCCAAAACCCCTACCTTCGCCCCGCAGCTCTACATTCCAAACGGAGTTACCAACGTCGATTTCTACATAAATGCCTTTGGGGCCGTGGAGCTCAGGCGGTTTTCTAATGACGATGGCAGTATCCACGTTTCCGAACTATCGATTGACGGTGCCATTTTTCACCTGCACGAAGTAACGCGTAATCCGGCGTCGTTTAGTCCTGAGCGTTACAACGGGACCACTACTACCATCGGGCTATTCGTGCCGGATGTGGATGCGTTCATGAACAGGGCCGTCGCCGCGGGTGCAGAGGTACTTTCGCCCGCCCAGGATTATGATTACGGATACCGGCAAGGTGACATTAAGGATCCATTTGGGCATGTTTGGATGATTGAGATGGTGATATAG
- a CDS encoding DUF3050 domain-containing protein, with amino-acid sequence MNNHIEKLQQQIEPLRQQIINHKVYSVINDIEDLRVFMQYHVYAVWDFMSLLKSLQNNLTCTSTPWFPKGSAETRYLINEIVLGEESDVDMDGVRTSHFELYIQAMEQCGADVSEIEQFISVLKQGGDLHEAFLTVGTPEKARQFVDFTFDIINGNKDYIQAAVFTFGREDLIPGMFHSIINDLHEHLPNSISVFKYYLERHIEVDGDHHSHLAMQMTSNLCADNETYWQEAQSAAVASLQKRIELWDGVYEEITAKKEVRA; translated from the coding sequence ATGAATAACCACATCGAAAAACTTCAGCAACAGATCGAGCCTTTGCGCCAGCAGATTATTAACCACAAAGTCTATTCCGTTATCAATGACATTGAAGACCTGCGCGTTTTCATGCAGTACCACGTATATGCGGTTTGGGATTTTATGTCGCTTTTGAAATCGCTGCAAAACAACCTCACTTGCACATCAACACCCTGGTTTCCAAAAGGTTCTGCGGAGACCCGGTACCTGATCAATGAAATCGTTCTGGGTGAGGAATCTGATGTCGATATGGACGGAGTCAGGACAAGTCATTTTGAACTGTACATCCAGGCGATGGAACAATGCGGTGCGGACGTTTCCGAAATAGAACAATTTATTTCAGTATTAAAGCAAGGTGGCGACCTCCATGAGGCATTCTTGACTGTTGGCACACCTGAAAAAGCGCGTCAATTTGTTGATTTTACATTTGATATTATCAACGGTAACAAAGATTACATTCAAGCCGCTGTTTTCACATTTGGACGCGAAGATCTGATACCGGGCATGTTCCATTCCATCATCAACGATCTGCACGAACATTTGCCCAACAGCATTTCGGTCTTCAAATATTATCTCGAAAGGCATATCGAAGTGGACGGCGATCATCACAGCCACCTTGCCATGCAAATGACCTCCAATCTTTGCGCAGATAATGAAACGTACTGGCAAGAAGCCCAATCGGCGGCCGTCGCTTCTTTACAAAAGCGTATCGAGCTGTGGGACGGCGTTTATGAGGAAATCACGGCGAAAAAGGAAGTAAGGGCGTAG
- a CDS encoding carboxylesterase family protein, protein MNKSFYTFANFFLTLIVCAGVLTAVVHFFTGAYIAKLESFKNWHLTVSIVNLVGSIFLLKYYYFKRYRLAFYSGIIAVITSIGFAFIYYMMLVRQRQFEAYYIAGLYSALITGIIYSFSLIVSSASKPPWLKAAGILYTISGVILLATAIWFFNSQDIALKLTLESIHQWTSRVTSLVPVLFIMHLRAEEALHIRNKDFDKTPTAISESWLGLAAVIAFGFTLFFGINIANQTYRLDHVSASARVIAQPFEARYYVNGKGDTLRYRFMKPLDYNPEKKYPLVVCPHHGGTHGTDNIRQVEGSWAAYLSRTEYREKYPAFLFVPQCPRDAGWGNYPDYPAIDTLIFEAMEALEKEFSIDAKRCYSIGVSGGGYASWHFITARPAMFAAAVPICGGGNPKLAHNIVDGKVAVWAFHGEQDDLVPVSYSRDMIAAIKKAGGKPRYTEFKYLGHNMGNAVENTPGLLDWLFAQKRE, encoded by the coding sequence ATGAACAAAAGCTTCTACACTTTCGCGAATTTCTTTCTGACCCTGATTGTTTGCGCAGGCGTGTTGACCGCTGTTGTTCATTTTTTCACCGGCGCGTACATTGCCAAGCTTGAATCATTTAAAAACTGGCATTTGACGGTCAGTATCGTTAATCTGGTCGGTTCAATATTTTTGTTAAAGTATTATTATTTCAAAAGATACCGGCTTGCATTTTATTCAGGCATCATTGCAGTCATAACATCCATTGGTTTTGCTTTTATTTATTATATGATGCTTGTAAGGCAGAGGCAATTTGAGGCATATTATATTGCCGGGTTGTATTCTGCCTTAATTACGGGTATCATTTATTCATTCAGTCTTATTGTTTCCAGCGCAAGTAAACCGCCCTGGCTAAAAGCTGCCGGTATCCTCTATACCATATCCGGAGTGATCCTTCTGGCAACCGCGATATGGTTTTTCAACTCCCAGGATATTGCATTGAAATTGACATTGGAAAGCATACACCAATGGACTTCAAGAGTTACTAGTCTGGTGCCTGTTTTATTCATCATGCATTTGAGGGCCGAGGAGGCTTTGCATATAAGGAATAAGGATTTTGATAAAACCCCAACTGCGATTTCTGAAAGCTGGCTGGGGTTAGCCGCTGTGATCGCCTTTGGATTTACACTATTTTTCGGCATAAATATCGCCAACCAAACTTACCGGCTTGATCATGTCTCAGCGAGCGCAAGAGTAATAGCCCAGCCGTTTGAGGCGAGATATTATGTGAATGGGAAAGGAGACACTCTGCGCTATCGTTTTATGAAGCCATTGGATTACAATCCTGAAAAAAAATATCCGCTTGTTGTATGCCCTCACCATGGCGGCACGCACGGAACTGACAATATTAGGCAAGTGGAAGGTTCCTGGGCTGCATACTTGTCCAGGACGGAGTACCGGGAAAAGTATCCCGCTTTCCTGTTTGTCCCGCAATGTCCCCGCGATGCCGGCTGGGGAAATTATCCTGACTACCCTGCCATCGATACCCTGATTTTCGAGGCCATGGAGGCGTTGGAGAAAGAGTTTTCAATCGATGCTAAAAGATGTTATTCCATTGGCGTCTCGGGGGGAGGGTATGCTTCATGGCATTTTATTACTGCCCGCCCGGCCATGTTTGCTGCGGCCGTCCCAATTTGCGGTGGAGGCAATCCGAAGCTGGCGCACAACATTGTTGATGGCAAGGTTGCTGTTTGGGCGTTTCACGGCGAACAAGATGATTTGGTTCCCGTCAGCTACTCCCGTGATATGATTGCCGCAATCAAAAAAGCCGGTGGAAAACCCAGGTATACTGAATTCAAATACCTGGGTCACAACATGGGTAATGCGGTGGAAAACACCCCAGGCTTACTGGATTGGCTTTTTGCGCAGAAGCGGGAGTAG
- a CDS encoding serine hydrolase, producing MKAALSALILAGFMMTGATFSLAQSPAPTSKSTVPTAKVDSLFTEWNKPGMPGAAVGVLYKGKLIYAKGFGEADLETGAKIGPETIFHVASVSKQFTAYAITLLAQQGKLSLDDDIHKHIPEVPDFGKTITIRHLIHHTSGLRDQWNLLVMAGWQLDDVITKQHVLNLVTRQKELNFDPGSAYAYCNTGYTLLAEIVARVTKQPFAYWMQLNVFKPLGMKNTQFYDNQEGIVKGRAYSFHRTPGTLGPTMFSKSILSYGNVGATSLFTTVNDLALWIGNFRVTEVGGKETMTQMLERGRLTKGDTLPYASGLSHGKYKGLAYYGHDGSDAGFRSHLSYFPKEDYGFIVLSNQAEFNPPKKSFEMADLYLAPFIKEEKTASTAVAASKEQVKFDSTLFRQYAGSYSLTEAPGFIMKFKKEGDKYMTQGTGQPWFEIFPSSDSTFFLKVVEASVTFHRPKEGKVNRITLKQNGDHPATRVEPQADGEIPREQFTGKYYSPELETIYSIELKNNVLKLIHVHHGEVDLSVVNKDRLQAPWWFVQNIDMVRDAAGKVIGLKMTNGRVANLWFKRLPDDFATETAPPTAGK from the coding sequence ATGAAAGCAGCTTTATCCGCACTCATATTGGCTGGTTTTATGATGACCGGCGCTACATTCAGCCTGGCGCAGTCGCCAGCTCCGACATCTAAATCAACTGTCCCAACAGCCAAAGTAGATTCCCTTTTTACGGAATGGAACAAGCCGGGCATGCCGGGAGCAGCAGTAGGGGTTTTGTATAAAGGCAAACTCATTTATGCCAAGGGATTTGGTGAAGCTGACCTGGAAACCGGCGCTAAAATCGGCCCTGAAACGATTTTTCATGTGGCATCTGTTTCCAAGCAATTTACAGCTTATGCCATCACATTACTGGCCCAGCAAGGCAAGCTCTCGTTGGACGATGACATTCACAAGCATATTCCCGAAGTGCCGGATTTTGGAAAAACCATTACGATCCGTCATTTAATACATCATACCAGCGGCCTGCGCGACCAATGGAACCTGCTGGTCATGGCGGGCTGGCAACTCGACGACGTGATTACCAAGCAGCACGTACTCAACCTGGTTACCCGCCAAAAAGAACTGAATTTCGATCCGGGTTCAGCTTATGCCTACTGCAATACCGGCTATACATTGCTGGCCGAAATTGTAGCGCGCGTCACCAAACAGCCGTTTGCCTATTGGATGCAGCTGAACGTTTTTAAGCCATTAGGGATGAAAAATACGCAGTTTTACGACAATCAGGAAGGTATTGTAAAAGGCCGGGCCTATTCTTTTCACCGCACACCGGGCACATTGGGGCCAACGATGTTCAGCAAAAGCATTTTGAGTTATGGTAATGTAGGAGCAACGAGTTTGTTTACAACCGTTAATGACCTGGCCCTCTGGATTGGTAATTTTCGGGTAACGGAAGTGGGTGGCAAGGAAACCATGACGCAAATGCTGGAACGGGGACGGCTGACCAAAGGAGATACATTGCCTTATGCATCGGGTTTGTCGCATGGGAAATACAAAGGCCTTGCCTACTATGGTCACGATGGGTCTGATGCGGGTTTTCGTTCGCATTTGTCTTACTTTCCAAAGGAGGATTATGGCTTCATTGTGCTGAGTAACCAGGCCGAGTTTAACCCTCCGAAGAAAAGTTTTGAAATGGCTGACCTTTACCTGGCGCCATTCATTAAAGAGGAAAAAACAGCTAGCACAGCCGTTGCAGCTTCAAAAGAGCAAGTCAAATTCGATTCAACACTTTTCAGGCAGTATGCCGGATCCTATTCCCTGACCGAAGCACCGGGGTTTATTATGAAATTCAAGAAGGAAGGTGACAAATATATGACACAGGGGACCGGGCAGCCATGGTTTGAAATATTCCCGTCCTCCGACTCTACATTCTTTTTGAAAGTGGTGGAAGCATCGGTTACTTTTCATCGGCCCAAAGAGGGTAAGGTAAACCGTATCACATTGAAACAGAATGGAGACCATCCTGCAACACGCGTTGAGCCGCAGGCAGATGGAGAGATACCACGTGAGCAATTTACGGGCAAATATTATAGCCCTGAGCTGGAAACAATTTACAGTATTGAGCTGAAAAACAATGTGTTGAAACTCATCCACGTACATCACGGAGAAGTGGATTTGAGTGTGGTCAACAAAGACCGGTTGCAAGCTCCCTGGTGGTTTGTACAAAACATTGATATGGTTCGCGATGCGGCAGGCAAAGTTATCGGCTTGAAAATGACCAATGGACGCGTTGCGAATCTGTGGTTTAAGCGTTTGCCTGACGATTTTGCAACGGAAACAGCACCGCCGACGGCAGGCAAATAA
- a CDS encoding inositol-3-phosphate synthase, with product MEDELKKIKVAILGVGNCASSLVQGVEYYTRFSEETSGLMADDIGGYKAANIEFVCGFDIDERKIGLTLGEAIFAKPNCTIVLNDQIKTEAPIYRSPVIDGVSPLMSAYPADCRFVIREDLTTTDLLLDKAVYDADLVGIIRSEIVENLKKHEVEVLINYLPVGSQLATEFYAEICLELGISLVNCIPVFIASDPVWEQKFIDAGIPIIGDDMRSQFGASIVSQMLQELAFERGHHVKAHIQRNVGGNTDFLNMEDKNRLKSKKISKENVIRAQNEIRGIATTGSFLHAGPSEYIPFYGDNKVANFRLELEGFMGAPVILDAQLSVQDSPNSAGVVIDAIRYVYVAREMGLVGALRGPSAATQKTPPQQMMFRDAVVECKALANRQLTESTKKQLKK from the coding sequence GTGGAAGATGAACTAAAAAAGATAAAAGTAGCCATTTTGGGAGTAGGTAATTGTGCCAGCTCGTTGGTGCAGGGAGTGGAGTATTACACCCGGTTTTCTGAGGAAACTTCTGGTTTGATGGCGGACGATATTGGTGGTTACAAAGCTGCCAACATTGAATTTGTTTGCGGGTTTGACATTGATGAAAGAAAGATTGGTCTGACGCTAGGGGAGGCTATTTTTGCAAAACCCAACTGTACCATTGTTCTCAATGACCAGATCAAGACCGAGGCGCCGATTTATCGTTCTCCCGTTATTGACGGAGTTAGTCCGTTGATGTCAGCTTATCCGGCCGATTGCCGCTTCGTGATCAGAGAAGATTTGACCACAACTGATTTGCTGCTTGACAAAGCGGTTTATGATGCTGATTTGGTAGGTATAATACGCTCGGAAATAGTTGAAAACCTCAAAAAGCATGAGGTGGAAGTTTTGATCAACTACCTGCCTGTGGGCTCGCAACTGGCGACTGAATTTTATGCCGAAATATGCCTTGAACTGGGCATTTCTCTGGTGAACTGCATTCCGGTATTTATTGCGTCTGATCCTGTGTGGGAGCAGAAATTTATCGATGCAGGTATTCCTATTATTGGCGATGATATGCGGAGCCAGTTTGGGGCGAGTATCGTTTCGCAAATGTTGCAGGAGTTAGCGTTCGAGCGGGGACATCATGTGAAAGCACACATTCAGAGAAACGTAGGCGGTAATACCGATTTCTTGAATATGGAAGACAAAAACCGTCTGAAATCGAAGAAAATTTCTAAAGAAAATGTCATCAGGGCGCAAAATGAGATCCGAGGGATCGCTACTACGGGCAGCTTTTTGCATGCCGGTCCTTCTGAATACATTCCTTTTTATGGCGATAACAAGGTTGCCAATTTCCGTTTGGAACTGGAAGGGTTTATGGGCGCGCCGGTCATTCTGGATGCTCAGTTGTCGGTACAGGATTCACCCAATTCCGCGGGTGTGGTGATCGATGCGATCAGGTATGTGTATGTAGCGAGGGAAATGGGCCTGGTAGGGGCGCTGAGAGGACCTTCGGCCGCTACACAGAAAACGCCGCCGCAGCAAATGATGTTCCGTGATGCGGTGGTGGAATGTAAGGCATTGGCAAACCGTCAATTGACCGAATCGACGAAAAAGCAATTGAAAAAATGA
- a CDS encoding phospholipase D-like domain-containing protein, translated as MPNVDHSEFEVRGQNRTALFSLKIHRGEGMCLLAMNWKNGTPPDDFVGFAIEYREPDGDRFFQLKNRLSFVGSTTNSSLSTRLSPIQKFRWVHFPRNADIPGKFTYRVTPVFMNELDELSYGEFQEADIALMRETYPSQLNVTFTRGFVSSQAFVDFYDSAGPISTLLPAKADEGLTFTPTHPKTKEALAWMGFEARTEILDVLDKAIADVTAKVLVVAYDLNEPEMVTRLEKLKTRLRIIIDDDGAHGEAGSGENMAEDRLVITAGREQVKRQHMGKLQHNKMIVVDGDNVKAAIGGSTNFSWRGFYVQANNAVVLSGAAAIEPFKKAFEQYWLSSVSSQFGATQSAEWNDLGLTNINAKVTFSPHSAGNAVLASIASDINDHVTSSLFFSLAFLYQTQGPVRAAVTKVTADPDMFVYGISDKRVGGMDLLKPDGNRAPVFPSALRKNVPEPFKSEVTGGGGTRMHHKFVVIDFDKPTARVYLGSYNFSGAADNTNGENLLLIKDRKIAVSYTIEALRIFDHYHFRVAQNEAKEARKKLELAKPPRAAGELPWWAEDYSDVRKVKDRVLFSK; from the coding sequence ATGCCAAACGTAGATCATTCCGAATTTGAAGTCCGGGGACAAAACAGAACAGCATTATTCAGTTTAAAAATACACCGGGGCGAAGGCATGTGCCTGTTAGCCATGAACTGGAAAAACGGCACACCGCCGGACGATTTTGTCGGCTTCGCCATCGAATACCGGGAGCCGGACGGGGACCGGTTTTTTCAACTCAAAAACCGTCTTTCATTTGTAGGCAGTACCACCAACAGCAGCCTGTCTACCAGGCTTTCACCGATCCAGAAATTCAGGTGGGTACATTTTCCGAGAAATGCGGACATACCCGGCAAATTTACGTACCGCGTCACGCCGGTATTTATGAACGAGCTGGACGAACTGAGTTACGGAGAATTCCAGGAAGCCGACATTGCGTTAATGCGGGAAACGTATCCCAGTCAGTTGAATGTGACTTTTACACGTGGTTTCGTATCATCACAGGCATTTGTGGATTTTTACGATTCGGCAGGACCGATCTCAACCCTCTTGCCGGCAAAAGCTGATGAAGGCCTCACTTTTACCCCGACCCACCCGAAGACGAAGGAAGCGCTGGCATGGATGGGCTTTGAAGCAAGGACTGAAATTTTGGATGTGCTGGATAAAGCGATTGCCGATGTGACAGCGAAAGTGCTGGTGGTAGCCTATGATCTCAATGAGCCTGAAATGGTTACACGGCTCGAAAAGCTTAAAACCAGACTACGGATTATCATTGACGACGACGGTGCACATGGAGAAGCGGGTTCGGGAGAAAATATGGCGGAGGACAGGCTTGTAATTACTGCGGGGCGAGAGCAGGTGAAACGACAGCATATGGGTAAGCTGCAACATAATAAAATGATCGTGGTCGACGGAGATAATGTGAAGGCTGCTATCGGCGGATCTACCAATTTTTCCTGGCGGGGATTTTATGTTCAGGCCAATAATGCAGTCGTGCTGAGCGGGGCGGCTGCTATTGAACCGTTTAAAAAAGCATTTGAACAATATTGGCTGTCATCTGTGTCATCTCAATTCGGGGCCACGCAGTCTGCGGAATGGAATGATCTTGGATTGACGAATATTAACGCCAAGGTTACTTTTTCGCCGCATTCAGCCGGCAATGCCGTGCTTGCATCCATTGCCAGTGACATTAATGATCATGTTACTTCAAGTCTCTTCTTTTCGCTGGCATTTTTATACCAGACACAGGGTCCCGTGCGGGCTGCGGTAACCAAAGTAACAGCCGACCCGGATATGTTTGTTTATGGCATTTCCGACAAGCGGGTAGGTGGTATGGATTTACTGAAACCGGATGGTAACCGAGCTCCTGTATTTCCGTCGGCCCTTAGAAAGAATGTGCCTGAACCATTCAAATCCGAGGTAACCGGCGGCGGCGGAACGAGGATGCACCACAAGTTCGTCGTCATTGATTTCGATAAGCCGACGGCAAGGGTCTATCTTGGATCGTATAACTTTTCGGGTGCTGCCGACAACACGAATGGTGAGAACCTGTTGCTCATTAAAGACCGCAAGATCGCCGTTTCCTACACCATTGAGGCACTACGGATCTTCGACCATTACCATTTCCGTGTAGCACAAAATGAAGCAAAAGAGGCCCGAAAGAAGCTGGAACTAGCCAAGCCACCAAGAGCGGCAGGTGAGCTGCCTTGGTGGGCGGAGGATTATTCCGATGTGCGGAAAGTGAAGGATCGGGTGTTGTTTTCGAAGTAA